One Glycine soja cultivar W05 chromosome 2, ASM419377v2, whole genome shotgun sequence genomic region harbors:
- the LOC114379039 gene encoding probable WRKY transcription factor 61 has protein sequence MEDNNFLDSNGDEEINVKNQDLESAKGETMGEAREENKMLEFFEILQQDKPEDATNAKGVFSHDEENEESELVSLSLGISISKGKPTKDEKILKNKNGIEKTEDEDVHNKRLVLGLDINLDPVDQDELTANNSTTESSFVGERGKEEEPTEMWPPSKVLKTMKSVDKSEVSQHDQPKKTRVSIRARCDTQTMNDGCHWRKYGQKMAKGNPCPRAYYRCTASPSCPVRKQVQRCAEDMSILITTYEGTHNHPLPMSATAMACTTSAAASMLQSPSLSSQHGLVDSAISSIINSSAPYYNPNNALNFSTHQVSRPQQFYFPNSSISTLNSHPTITLDLTTPPTSSSNSSFTCMPKYSSTNLNFSSGFSPLHSSMPQSPWNSYSGYFNSGTLSQNRHHGGNYMLNTGNQNQPHSLGHLHQPIYMSNNSTISQHSFPNPIVAATEAIITSNPKFQSALATALTAYVGNEASGGRLRENHVLENAELMNLKLLRSENSIGNSSIFPLPLPEQWK, from the exons AATCAAGATCTTGAATCAGCTAAAGGGGAAACAATGGGAGAGGCTAGAGAAGAAAACAAGATGTTAGAATTCTTTGAGATTCTTCAACAAGATAAACCTGAAGATGCTACAAATGCTAAAGGTGTGTTTAGCCATGATGAGGAAAATGAAGAAAGTGAACTTGTGTCACTTTCTCTTGGGATATCAATATCAAAAGGCAAGCCTACCAAGGAtgagaaaatattgaaaaacaaaaatggaattGAAAAGACAGAAGATGAGGATGTGCATAATAAAAGACTTGTGCTTGGGTTAGATATCAATTTGGACCCTGTAGATCAAGATGAATTGACTGCAAATAATTCCACCACTGAAAGTAGCTTTGTTGGTGAGAGAGGGAAGGAAGAGGAACCAACTGAGATGTGGCCACCCAGTAAAGTTTTGAAGACAATGAAAAGTGTGGATAAAAGTGAAGTTTCTCAACATGATCAGCCCAAGAAGACTAGGGTTTCTATTAGAGCCAGATGTGATACCCAAACG ATGAATGATGGGTGCCATTGGAGAAAATATGGACAGAAAATGGCCAAAGGAAATCCATGCCCCCGAGCTTACTATCGATGCACTGCTTCTCCATCTTGTCCTGTAAGAAAACAG gtGCAAAGATGTGCTGAAGACATGTCCATATTGATTACCACCTATGAAGGAACTCACAATCACCCTCTTCCTATGTCAGCCACTGCAATGGCCTGCACAACTTCTGCTGCAGCTTCCATGCTCCAATCTCCCTCATTGAGTTCACAACATGGATTAGTTGATTCAGCTATATCCTCCATCATCAACTCTAGTGCTCCTTATTACAACCCTAATAATGCTCTAAACTTCTCTACACACCAAGTTTCAAGACCACAACAATTCTACTTCCCCAACTCATCCATTTCAACCTTGAATTCTCACCCCACAATCACTTTAGATCTTACAACACCTCCAACTTCTTCCTCAAACTCAAGCTTCACTTGCATGCCAAAATACTCATCAACAAACCTTAACTTTTCCTCAGGTTTCTCTCCTCTGCATTCTAGCATGCCGCAATCACCTTGGAACAGTTATAGTGGTTACTTCAACTCTGGAACACTTTCTCAAAATAGACACCATGGTGGTAATTACATGTTAAACACGGGAAATCAAAATCAACCACATTCTCTAGGGCATCTCCATCAACCTATTTACATGAGCAACAATAGTACCATTTCTCAGCATTCTTTCCCTAATCCCATTGTTGCTGCAACTGAGGCAATAATCACAAGCAACCCAAAATTTCAATCAGCACTAGCAACTGCTCTCACAGCATATGTTGGCAATGAAGCTAGTGGTGGTAGGTTAAGAGAAAATCATGTTCTTGAGAATGCAGAACTGATGAACTTAAAGCTGCTACGCAGTGAAAATAGTATAGGAAACTCAAGTATATTTCCACTACCACTACCGGAGCAATGGAAGTGA
- the LOC114379046 gene encoding SNF1-related protein kinase regulatory subunit gamma-1-like isoform X2, which produces MSLVPDMAQEQEYRTSTTLPKCDTYFETIQSRKKLPLSLQETLTDAFAKIPVSSFPAVPSGKVIEILADTPIGEAVKILSESNILSAPVKDPEAANSSDWRRRYLGIIDYSAIILWVLEGAELAHKALLVGTATAAGVGAGAAGAMGALALGVTGPAAIAGLTAAAAGAALAGGIAADRVVAKDAPQAADNLGEDFYKIILEEEPFKSTTVRSIIKSYRWAPFVPVARNSAMLTVLLLLSKYRLRNVPVIETGKPDIVNFITQSAVVQGLEGCKGRDWFDCIAEKRIADLGLPFMSTDEVISIQSNELILEAFKQMRDNKIGGLPIVEGPKKRIVGNLSIRDIRHLLLRPELFTNFRKLTVMNFMNKIVSSSLQTGKVTQSITCKPDSTLQGVIHTLASQSIHRIYVVDGQDEVVGVITLRDVISCFVTEPPYNFDDYYGFAVKEMLNQ; this is translated from the exons ATGTCTTTAGTTCCAGATATGGCGCAAGAACAAGAGTACAGAACCAGCACCACACTTCCAAAGTGTGATACCTATTTCGAAACCATACAATCCAGAAAGAAGCTACCACTGTCTCTGCAGGAGACCTTGACAGATGCATTTGCAAAGATTCCTGTTTCTTCTTTTCCAGCAGTTCCTAGTGGAAAAG TGATTGAAATTCTAGCAGACACGCCCATTGGTGAAGCAGTTAAGATTCTATCTGAAAGCAACATTTTATCAGCTCCAGTTAAAGACCCAGAAGCAGCTAATAGTTCAGATTGGAGAAGAAGGTACCTTGGCATCATAGATTATTCAGCAATCATTCTCTGGGTGCTGGAGGGTGCAGAACTTGCACACAAAGCACTATTGGTAGGTACAGCAACAGCTGCTGGAGTTGGTGCAGGAGCCGCTGGTGCTATGGGAGCGCTAGCATTGGGAGTGACAGGTCCTGCAGCAATTGCTGGGCTAACCGCTGCTGCAGCAGGTGCTGCACTGGCAGGTGGCATTGCTGCAGATAGAGTGGTGGCTAAAGATGCACCTCAAGCAGCTGATAACCTAGGAGAGgacttttacaaaataatactGGAAGAAGAACCCTTCAAGTCAACAACG GTGCGATCAATAATTAAATCATACCGATGGGCTCCTTTTGTTCCAGTTGCAAGAAATAGTGCTATGTTGACTGTCCTGCTGCTTCTCTCAAAGTACAGGCTGAGGAATGTACCTGTGATAGAAACAGGTAAGCCTGACATTGTAAACTTCATTACTCAATCAGCAGTTGTCCAAGGTCTCGAGGGATGCAAAGGAAGAGATTGGTTTGACTGCATTGCGGAAAAGCGTATAGCTGATCTGGGACTTCCATTTATGTCTACTGATGAG GTTATTAGCATCCAGAGCAATgaattgattcttgaagctttcaAGCAGATGAGGGATAATAAAATTGGTGGTCTTCCTATAGTAGAGGGGCCAAAGAAGAGAATTGTTGGAAACTTGAGCATACGAGACATCAGACACTTACTTCTAAGGCCTGAGCTTTTCACCAATTTTAG GAAGTTGACTGTGATGAATTTCATGAACAAAATTGTCTCGTCATCCCTTCAAACTGGAAAAGTTACCCAATCCATAACATGCAAGCCTGACTCAACACTGCAGGGTGTGATCCATACTCTTGCTTCTCAGTCTATTCACAGGATTTATGTAGTAGATGGGCAGGATGAAGTAGTTGGAGTCATTACACTGAGAGATGTGATCTCTTGTTTTGTCACCGAACCTCCTTACAATTTTGACGATTACTATGGATTTGCGGTGAAAGAGATGTTGAATCAGTGA
- the LOC114379046 gene encoding SNF1-related protein kinase regulatory subunit gamma-1-like isoform X3: MAQEQEYRTSTTLPKCDTYFETIQSRKKLPLSLQETLTDAFAKIPVSSFPAVPSGKVIEILADTPIGEAVKILSESNILSAPVKDPEAANSSDWRRRYLGIIDYSAIILWVLEGAELAHKALLVGTATAAGVGAGAAGAMGALALGVTGPAAIAGLTAAAAGAALAGGIAADRVVAKDAPQAADNLGEDFYKIILEEEPFKSTTVRSIIKSYRWAPFVPVARNSAMLTVLLLLSKYRLRNVPVIETGKPDIVNFITQSAVVQGLEGCKGRDWFDCIAEKRIADLGLPFMSTDEVISIQSNELILEAFKQMRDNKIGGLPIVEGPKKRIVGNLSIRDIRHLLLRPELFTNFRKLTVMNFMNKIVSSSLQTGKVTQSITCKPDSTLQGVIHTLASQSIHRIYVVDGQDEVVGVITLRDVISCFVTEPPYNFDDYYGFAVKEMLNQ, from the exons ATGGCGCAAGAACAAGAGTACAGAACCAGCACCACACTTCCAAAGTGTGATACCTATTTCGAAACCATACAATCCAGAAAGAAGCTACCACTGTCTCTGCAGGAGACCTTGACAGATGCATTTGCAAAGATTCCTGTTTCTTCTTTTCCAGCAGTTCCTAGTGGAAAAG TGATTGAAATTCTAGCAGACACGCCCATTGGTGAAGCAGTTAAGATTCTATCTGAAAGCAACATTTTATCAGCTCCAGTTAAAGACCCAGAAGCAGCTAATAGTTCAGATTGGAGAAGAAGGTACCTTGGCATCATAGATTATTCAGCAATCATTCTCTGGGTGCTGGAGGGTGCAGAACTTGCACACAAAGCACTATTGGTAGGTACAGCAACAGCTGCTGGAGTTGGTGCAGGAGCCGCTGGTGCTATGGGAGCGCTAGCATTGGGAGTGACAGGTCCTGCAGCAATTGCTGGGCTAACCGCTGCTGCAGCAGGTGCTGCACTGGCAGGTGGCATTGCTGCAGATAGAGTGGTGGCTAAAGATGCACCTCAAGCAGCTGATAACCTAGGAGAGgacttttacaaaataatactGGAAGAAGAACCCTTCAAGTCAACAACG GTGCGATCAATAATTAAATCATACCGATGGGCTCCTTTTGTTCCAGTTGCAAGAAATAGTGCTATGTTGACTGTCCTGCTGCTTCTCTCAAAGTACAGGCTGAGGAATGTACCTGTGATAGAAACAGGTAAGCCTGACATTGTAAACTTCATTACTCAATCAGCAGTTGTCCAAGGTCTCGAGGGATGCAAAGGAAGAGATTGGTTTGACTGCATTGCGGAAAAGCGTATAGCTGATCTGGGACTTCCATTTATGTCTACTGATGAG GTTATTAGCATCCAGAGCAATgaattgattcttgaagctttcaAGCAGATGAGGGATAATAAAATTGGTGGTCTTCCTATAGTAGAGGGGCCAAAGAAGAGAATTGTTGGAAACTTGAGCATACGAGACATCAGACACTTACTTCTAAGGCCTGAGCTTTTCACCAATTTTAG GAAGTTGACTGTGATGAATTTCATGAACAAAATTGTCTCGTCATCCCTTCAAACTGGAAAAGTTACCCAATCCATAACATGCAAGCCTGACTCAACACTGCAGGGTGTGATCCATACTCTTGCTTCTCAGTCTATTCACAGGATTTATGTAGTAGATGGGCAGGATGAAGTAGTTGGAGTCATTACACTGAGAGATGTGATCTCTTGTTTTGTCACCGAACCTCCTTACAATTTTGACGATTACTATGGATTTGCGGTGAAAGAGATGTTGAATCAGTGA
- the LOC114379046 gene encoding SNF1-related protein kinase regulatory subunit gamma-1-like isoform X1 — protein MISNQNLLFNLHLFIFPYIVSWFQIKFCYSCTRSISSIPDMAQEQEYRTSTTLPKCDTYFETIQSRKKLPLSLQETLTDAFAKIPVSSFPAVPSGKVIEILADTPIGEAVKILSESNILSAPVKDPEAANSSDWRRRYLGIIDYSAIILWVLEGAELAHKALLVGTATAAGVGAGAAGAMGALALGVTGPAAIAGLTAAAAGAALAGGIAADRVVAKDAPQAADNLGEDFYKIILEEEPFKSTTVRSIIKSYRWAPFVPVARNSAMLTVLLLLSKYRLRNVPVIETGKPDIVNFITQSAVVQGLEGCKGRDWFDCIAEKRIADLGLPFMSTDEVISIQSNELILEAFKQMRDNKIGGLPIVEGPKKRIVGNLSIRDIRHLLLRPELFTNFRKLTVMNFMNKIVSSSLQTGKVTQSITCKPDSTLQGVIHTLASQSIHRIYVVDGQDEVVGVITLRDVISCFVTEPPYNFDDYYGFAVKEMLNQ, from the exons ATGATTTCAAATCAAAATCTGTTGTTCAATCTacatttatttatctttccATATATAGTGTCATGGTTCCAAATCAAATTCTGTTATTCATGCACTAGAAGCATTTCAAGCA TTCCAGATATGGCGCAAGAACAAGAGTACAGAACCAGCACCACACTTCCAAAGTGTGATACCTATTTCGAAACCATACAATCCAGAAAGAAGCTACCACTGTCTCTGCAGGAGACCTTGACAGATGCATTTGCAAAGATTCCTGTTTCTTCTTTTCCAGCAGTTCCTAGTGGAAAAG TGATTGAAATTCTAGCAGACACGCCCATTGGTGAAGCAGTTAAGATTCTATCTGAAAGCAACATTTTATCAGCTCCAGTTAAAGACCCAGAAGCAGCTAATAGTTCAGATTGGAGAAGAAGGTACCTTGGCATCATAGATTATTCAGCAATCATTCTCTGGGTGCTGGAGGGTGCAGAACTTGCACACAAAGCACTATTGGTAGGTACAGCAACAGCTGCTGGAGTTGGTGCAGGAGCCGCTGGTGCTATGGGAGCGCTAGCATTGGGAGTGACAGGTCCTGCAGCAATTGCTGGGCTAACCGCTGCTGCAGCAGGTGCTGCACTGGCAGGTGGCATTGCTGCAGATAGAGTGGTGGCTAAAGATGCACCTCAAGCAGCTGATAACCTAGGAGAGgacttttacaaaataatactGGAAGAAGAACCCTTCAAGTCAACAACG GTGCGATCAATAATTAAATCATACCGATGGGCTCCTTTTGTTCCAGTTGCAAGAAATAGTGCTATGTTGACTGTCCTGCTGCTTCTCTCAAAGTACAGGCTGAGGAATGTACCTGTGATAGAAACAGGTAAGCCTGACATTGTAAACTTCATTACTCAATCAGCAGTTGTCCAAGGTCTCGAGGGATGCAAAGGAAGAGATTGGTTTGACTGCATTGCGGAAAAGCGTATAGCTGATCTGGGACTTCCATTTATGTCTACTGATGAG GTTATTAGCATCCAGAGCAATgaattgattcttgaagctttcaAGCAGATGAGGGATAATAAAATTGGTGGTCTTCCTATAGTAGAGGGGCCAAAGAAGAGAATTGTTGGAAACTTGAGCATACGAGACATCAGACACTTACTTCTAAGGCCTGAGCTTTTCACCAATTTTAG GAAGTTGACTGTGATGAATTTCATGAACAAAATTGTCTCGTCATCCCTTCAAACTGGAAAAGTTACCCAATCCATAACATGCAAGCCTGACTCAACACTGCAGGGTGTGATCCATACTCTTGCTTCTCAGTCTATTCACAGGATTTATGTAGTAGATGGGCAGGATGAAGTAGTTGGAGTCATTACACTGAGAGATGTGATCTCTTGTTTTGTCACCGAACCTCCTTACAATTTTGACGATTACTATGGATTTGCGGTGAAAGAGATGTTGAATCAGTGA
- the LOC114379030 gene encoding pentatricopeptide repeat-containing protein At2g02750: MQHNISNSKSMRRDHITLAKLVSDGFYREALSLFSHLHSCSSHTLHSFTFPTLFKACTNLRSPSHTQTLHAHLLKTGFHSDPYASSALTAAYAANPRHFLDALKAFDEMPQPNVASLNAALSGFSRNGRRGEALRVFRRAGLGPLRPNSVTIACMLGVPRVGANHVEMMHCCAVKLGVEFDAYVATSLVTAYCKCGEVVSASKVFEELPVKSVVSYNAFVSGLLQNGVPRLVLDVFKEMMRGEECVECKLNSVTLVSVLSACGSLQSIRFGRQVHGVVVKLEAGDGVMVMTALVDMYSKCGFWRSAFEVFTGVEGNRRNLITWNSMIAGMMLNKESERAVDMFQRLESEGLKPDSATWNSMISGFAQLGECGEAFKYFGQMQSVGVAPCLKIVTSLLSACADSSMLQHGKEIHGLSLRTDINRDDFLVTALVDMYMKCGLASWARGVFDQYDAKPDDPAFWNAMIGGYGRNGDYESAFEIFDEMLEEMVRPNSATFVSVLSACSHTGQVDRGLHFFRMMRIEYGLQPKPEHFGCIVDLLGRSGRLSEAQDLMEELAEPPASVFASLLGACRCYLDSNLGEEMAKKLLDVEPENPAPLVVLSNIYAGLGRWKEVERIRGVITDKGLDKLSGFSMIELA; this comes from the coding sequence ATGCAACATAACATTAGCAACTCAAAGTCAATGAGGAGAGATCACATAACATTAGCAAAACTCGTATCAGATGGCTTCTACAGAGAAGCACTCTCCCTCTTCTCCCACCTCCATTCTTGTTCTTCCCACACCCTTCACTCTTTCACCTTCCCCACTCTCTTCAAAGCATGCACCAACCTCCGTTCCCCTTCCCACACCCAAACCCTCCATGCCCATCTCCTCAAAACCGGTTTCCATTCCGACCCTTATGCTTCCTCCGCCCTCACTGCCGCCTACGCCGCCAACCCTCGCCATTTCCTCGACGCACTCAAGGCGTTCGACGAAATGCCCCAACCAAACGTCGCATCTCTAAATGCTGCACTTTCTGGCTTCTCGCGAAACGGGCGTCGCGGAGAAGCTCTCCGGGTGTTCCGGCGAGCTGGGTTGGGCCCCTTGAGGCCCAACTCGGTCACTATTGCGTGCATGCTCGGCGTTCCTCGTGTGGGTGCCAACCACGTTGAGATGATGCATTGCTGCGCGGTGAAGTTAGGGGTTGAATTTGATGCCTATGTTGCCACCTCGCTTGTAACTGCGTATTGTAAGTGTGGAGAGGTGGTTTCGGCTTCTAAGGTGTTTGAGGAGTTGCCTGTTAAGAGTGTGGTGAGTTACAACGCTTTCGTTTCGGGTTTGTTGCAGAATGGGGTTCCTCGTTTGGTGTTGGATGTGTTTAAGGAGATGATGAGGGGGGAGGAGTGTGTGGAGTGCAAACTCAATTCAGTGACGTTGGTGTCTGTTCTTTCTGCGTGTGGTAGTCTACAAAGTATTCGTTTTGGGAGGCAGGTTCATGGGGTTGTTGTGAAACTTGAAGCAGGTGATGGGGTTATGGTGATGACTGCACTTGTAGATATGTATTCAAAGTGTGGTTTTTGGCGTTCTGCTTTTGAGGTTTTCACAGGGGTGGAAGGGAATAGGAGAAATTTGATCACTTGGAATTCCATGATTGCGGGAATGATGTTAAATAAAGAGAGTGAGAGAGCTGTTGATATGTTTCAAAGGCTGGAATCTGAAGGGTTGAAGCCTGATTCAGCTACTTGGAATTCCATGATCAGTGGGTTTGCACAACTAGGGGAGTGTGGGGAAGCTTTTAAGTACTTTGGGCAAATGCAGTCTGTTGGTGTGGCTCCATGTTTGAAAATTGTTACTAGCCTTTTGTCAGCATGTGCAGATTCATCTATGTTACAGCATGGAAAAGAGATACATGGGTTATCTTTAAGAACTGATATCAATAGGGATGATTTTTTGGTAACTGCTCTGGTTGATATGTACATGAAATGTGGGCTTGCTTCTTGGGCACGAGGAGTTTTTGATCAGTATGATGCAAAACCAGATGATCCGGCATTTTGGAATGCAATGATTGGTGGGTATGGAAGAAATGGAGACTATGAGTCTGCCTTTGAAATCTTTGATGAAATGCTGGAAGAAATGGTTCGACCAAACAGTGCAACATTTGTCAGTGTTTTATCTGCTTGCAGCCACACGGGTCAGGTTGATAGAGGGTTGCATTTTTTCAGAATGATGAGAATAGAGTATGGCTTGCAGCCAAAGCCTGAGCATTTTGGTTGCATAGTTGATCTTTTAGGTCGGTCTGGTCGATTGAGTGAAGCTCAAGACCTGATGGAGGAATTAGCAGAGCCTCCTGCATCTGTTTTTGCTTCTTTGCTTGGTGCTTGTAGGTGTTACCTAGATTCCAATCTTGGGGAAGAAATGGCCAAGAAGCTTCTAGATGTAGAACCAGAAAACCCTGCTCCTCTGGTGGTATTGTCTAACATATATGCTGGACTGGGAAGATGGAAGGAAGTAGAAAGAATAAGAGGGGTGATCACGGATAAGGGACTGGACAAACTCTCTGGCTTTAGCATGATAGAACTTGCATGA